The following proteins are encoded in a genomic region of Cyclonatronum proteinivorum:
- a CDS encoding FISUMP domain-containing protein, with the protein MKSTPSAVSCTVALLLFFSLLIAESITPQLSHAQDLRRLDVERIASNRVAVFQDYTRYAAVIVESSVPNLRINSTLGIVADLSEPAIGVYRVIIEPRPQILTFEAPGFMQTRIGTGPLQARQVVEFTAKPQSRSENLISVIFNVTPADARIAVDGELIRSGETVALPAGTREVQIEREGYRAISDFVEVSERNIQFNYRLDEIDIVPVRIRSNVEGARVVIDGTERGEIDRSGTRGLFLYPGSYALQLTQTGFVSQSRTIVVSEEGDNEFTVNLTRNIGELALTVTPADATVLINREEVAGQRLLELAPGRYRLEIEKEHYEPLSETIDIALNERLSRDITLQAHTGSLQFNVTPGDARVELIDATGRTVNEWNGLSLLRNVKAGPYTLRATAEGHLPEEQQIVIVLDETLRVSILMEEGFIGACRSTTITDIDGNTYRTVSIGDQCWMAENLNTSRYRDGSAIPNVRGNTDWTRLNSGAWAYYRNRRSNGRTYGKLYNWHAVNDRRGLCPEGWRVPSDRDWTILEDNLGGRNIAGGKLKSTGTQHWRSPNTGATNESAFSALPGGWRSDNIRSFSNLGSNGLWWSSSEDSTDYAWLRVLDHGDASVSRGNGNKGYGFSVRCVGD; encoded by the coding sequence ATGAAGTCAACGCCTTCCGCTGTCTCCTGCACCGTAGCCCTACTTTTATTTTTCAGCCTTCTCATAGCCGAGTCTATCACGCCTCAGCTCTCCCACGCCCAAGACCTCCGCCGCCTCGATGTTGAGCGCATCGCTTCGAACCGCGTTGCGGTGTTTCAGGATTACACGCGGTATGCCGCGGTGATTGTGGAGAGCAGCGTGCCGAACCTGCGCATCAACTCAACACTCGGGATTGTCGCCGACCTGTCAGAGCCGGCCATCGGGGTGTACCGGGTGATTATCGAGCCGAGGCCGCAAATTCTGACCTTTGAGGCGCCCGGCTTCATGCAAACGCGTATTGGCACGGGACCGCTTCAGGCCCGGCAGGTCGTCGAATTCACCGCCAAGCCGCAAAGCCGGAGTGAAAACCTGATTTCGGTCATCTTCAACGTAACCCCCGCCGATGCGCGAATCGCCGTTGACGGCGAACTCATCCGCTCCGGCGAGACCGTCGCCCTGCCCGCCGGTACCCGCGAAGTCCAAATCGAGCGCGAAGGCTACCGCGCCATCTCCGACTTCGTGGAGGTAAGCGAGCGCAACATTCAGTTCAATTACCGCCTCGATGAAATCGACATCGTACCCGTGCGCATCCGTTCGAATGTGGAAGGCGCCCGGGTCGTGATTGACGGCACGGAAAGGGGGGAGATTGACCGCTCCGGCACGCGCGGCTTGTTTCTGTATCCCGGCAGCTATGCACTGCAACTCACGCAGACCGGTTTTGTGAGTCAGAGCAGAACCATTGTCGTGTCGGAGGAGGGCGACAACGAATTTACCGTCAACCTCACCCGCAATATCGGGGAGCTTGCCCTGACCGTAACCCCCGCCGACGCAACCGTTTTAATCAACCGGGAGGAAGTCGCAGGCCAACGCCTGCTCGAACTTGCGCCCGGTCGGTACCGCCTCGAAATCGAAAAAGAGCATTATGAGCCGCTTTCCGAAACCATTGATATAGCCCTGAATGAACGCCTCAGCCGGGACATCACCCTGCAGGCGCATACCGGAAGCCTTCAGTTTAATGTTACCCCGGGCGATGCCCGTGTGGAGCTGATTGATGCTACAGGTCGCACGGTAAATGAATGGAACGGGCTAAGCCTTCTCCGCAATGTGAAAGCTGGACCCTACACCCTCCGCGCCACGGCGGAAGGCCATTTGCCGGAAGAGCAGCAGATAGTGATTGTGTTGGATGAAACCCTGCGGGTTAGCATACTGATGGAAGAGGGCTTTATTGGCGCTTGCAGATCGACAACCATTACCGACATAGACGGGAACACCTACAGAACGGTTAGTATTGGGGATCAGTGCTGGATGGCCGAAAACCTGAACACAAGCCGGTATCGGGATGGCAGCGCGATCCCGAACGTGAGAGGCAATACAGATTGGACACGCCTGAACAGCGGTGCGTGGGCGTATTACAGGAATAGAAGATCAAATGGCCGTACCTACGGCAAGCTGTACAACTGGCATGCTGTGAATGACCGCAGGGGGTTGTGCCCTGAAGGCTGGCGGGTACCGAGCGACCGGGACTGGACGATTCTTGAGGATAATTTGGGAGGCCGTAATATAGCCGGCGGCAAGCTGAAATCCACCGGTACCCAACATTGGCGCAGCCCGAATACGGGTGCCACAAACGAAAGCGCCTTTTCAGCTCTCCCGGGCGGTTGGCGTAGCGACAACATTAGGTCCTTCTCCAACCTGGGTTCTAACGGCCTCTGGTGGAGTTCTTCCGAGGACAGTACAGATTATGCCTGGTTACGCGTTCTTGACCATGGTGATGCTTCGGTGAGCCGTGGCAATGGCAACAAGGGGTATGGCTTCTCTGTCCGTTGTGTCGGGGATTAG